The Mycolicibacterium flavescens genomic interval TTCCGAAACTGGCCGGCCGCACCATCGATCAACGCTGGGACGCTACGCAGTCCGGGACCGTCACCGCCGAACTCTCCCCGACGGGTATGAAGATCGATGTCGACATCGCTGCCGTCGATTCCCGCTTCAGCGGCGAACTTTCAATGAATTACAAAGTCGCCATCCCCGAGGATGTGCTCATGCGGATCCCTCGGCGATCGCTGTCCTTCGACGTACCGCCGGAGTACGTGTTCCGCGCCGTAGGGGTGCCGTACCACCCTTAGGCGCTTTGACCGGTAAACCTCCCTGTGCAAATCGCCGCCGACCTGTATATGTGGGGGCCATACTGGACCAACGATCCTCACCGCCGCGTGATGGGAGAGCGCCGTGAGCGATGAACTGGCCCGGAAGAGGTTCACCGAGCTCAAAGAGCGCGCAGGACAGCGGCTTGTGGCGGGGCCGAAACGTGTGTTCATCCCGGACGCTGACCTCGACGCGTTCTGGGCAACGCTGGAGCCTGCGACCATCGATTTCATGATCGGCGAATGGGAGGGCGGTGAATTCGATACCGGTCACCGGGAAAACGGAACGTTGGCCCTCATCAACTGGTTCGGCAAGACCTTCATCTCTGCGACCGACGTGAAACCGCTGGTCTGCCTGGACGAAGACGGCCATAAGTACTCGAACGCCGAGAACGGCGAAGGCAGCCTGTGGATGGAGGAGTTTCGGGGCGAGGTAACCGCCACGATGGTGTTCGACGGACAGCCCGTCCACGACCATTTCAAGAAGATCGACGACCATGCCGTGATGGGCATCATGAACGGTAAGAACGCACTCGACAACGGCCGCCACGCTTACTTCTATCTCGAACGGGTTCCTTAGAAGGGTGGGGGTTTGTTGCGTTCGGCGACGTAGGGCTGGTTGCGGCGCCGTTCGGCTTCGATTGCCGCAATACGATTCTGCTCACGAGTTCGTGTGCGGCGCGGCATTTTCAGGGTGCGCGCCTCATCGGTGTTGGTGTCGATGGTGGTGTTGATGGCGGCGGGTGCGGTGGGCTGGCACAGGTCGGGGAATAGCAGGCGGCTGCCGGGGTGGGTGGTATAGGTCTGCCCGTGGCGGGAGGTCCACTCGATCCTGCCGTCGCGATACTGGCGGTCGCGCCAGCTGGCGAAGGTTTTGAGCAGATGGTGGTGGCGGCACAAGCATTTGAGGTTTGAGGCTTGGGTGGGCCCGGCGGGGTAGGCGATGGTGTGGTCGAGGTCGCAGGCGGTGGCCGGAACGTCGCAGCCGGGGAATCGGCATGTCAGGTCGCGGCAGCGCACGAACCACGCCAAGCTTGTTGAGGCGCTGTAGCGCGGTTCGGGCCCGGCATCGCCGGGGTGGATCACCGGTTGACGTTTGGCGGTGGCGGCCAGGGTGCTCGCCAGCAGCGGCGCCGGCAGCAGACCCTTGCCCATCAGATACCCCGGGTCGGTGCCCGCCGGGCCCGCGGACTCGCCCTGGTTCTCCTCGTGTGGCGTGTGCGGTGCTGCGCCGTGCAGTGCGGCGGGGGTGTCGTCGGACAGTGATTCGTGGCGGGCGATGACATGGATGACCACAGCGCTGGGGGTGGCGGTTGCGGCTTCACATTCGGGGCGCCCGCATGCGCAGGTGAGTCGGTCGGCGCCGTGGCCGAGGGCGCCGAGGGCATCGGCGCGGCGTTGCTCGGTGGTACGCGGGTCGTGGTCGCACACTGCGGCGGCCATCGCATCCAGGCGCGCGTCGAGGGCGGCGGTGTCGGCGGCGAACAACCAACCCTCGATCGCGGCAGTGCCCGACCCGTCGGGCGGATCGTGGATCACCACGTCGCGGCCCAGCGCGGCGTTCTCAGTGCGCCGCACCGCGCCCGCGTCGTAGCGGTCCACACAGGTGTCGATGGCGGTGTCGAGTTTGGTCGCCGACAGGATGCCCCAGCGGGGCAGCTCGGTCGCGAGTTCGGCGTCAATCTTGGTCAGTGCGGCCGCATCGCGCACCAGCCGGGTGCGATGGGTGACCGTGGCCACCATGCGAGACGAGAGCGCGCCGGTGGCGAACACCGCGGCCACCGCGGGCAGGCGCTGGCGCAGATCATCAGCTATTGAGAGTTGGTGGGAGGCCACGCCCAGGGAGACGCCCTGGGCGGCGGCGACCTCGGCGGCCGCGATCGCCCAGTTGTCGATGCACCACTGCTCGCGATCAACCGCCCCGGCCTCCCGGATCAATCGCTCGAGCACATCGGCGGAAGCGGCCAACCGGCGCGCGCACGCGGCGTTTTCCACCCGCGCCCACGCCCCGATCGCGCCCGCACCCCGGGACCGGCCGGCCACCCCCACCAATTCATCGAACATACGAACGAATCTAACGACCACCCCCGACCGCGTTGACCGCAACGACCGGCCACAACCACATCTGTGGACGAACCAGAACTTGGGGACAACTCCGACGGCCGTCGGCCGAACGCCTGTAGATAACGTGCCGAGAGCGAGGTCGTACCGAGCGTGAGGGCCACATAACGAGCGTGAGGTCGAGCGCCATGAGTCAAAGGGTTGCCCGTCCACGCTTCGCAGGTTGAAGTGGAGACGTCGACCGACGAAAGGATGGAACGTGACAGACCGGCGCCGAGACAACGTGCTGATCGTTCACTGGCACGACCTCGGCCGCTATCTCGGCGCGTACGGTCACCTCGACGTGTCGAGTCCTCGTCTCGACGAATTCGCCGCCGAAGGCATTCTGTTCACCCGCGCGCATGCGACTGCGCCGCTCTGCTCGCCATCGCGGGGTTCCTTGTTCACCGGCCGCTACCCCCAGAGCAACGGTCTCGTCGGCCTTGCCCACCACGGATGGGAATACCGCGCGGGTGTCCGTACACTGCCGCAGATTCTGTCCGAATCAGGTTGGCATACCGCCTTGTTCGGTATGCAACACGAAACCTCATACCCTGCCAAGCTCGGCTTCGATGAGTTCGACGTCTCTAACTCGTACTGTGAATACGTTGTCGGACAGGCGACGCGGTGGCTCACCGACCCGCCGGATAAGCCGTTCCTGTTGACAGCGGGCTTCTTCGAGACGCATAGACCGTACCCGCGCGACAGGTATGAACCAGCCGATGCCACAGGCGTCGACGTCCCCGAGTATCTGCCCGACACCGCGGAAGTCCGGCAGGATCTCGCCGAGTTCTACGGGTCGATCACGGTGGCCGACGCCGCGGTCGGCCGACTGCTCGACACCCTTGAAGCGACCGGCCTCGACCGCACCACATGGGTGGTGTTCATGACCGACCACGGCCCAGCACTCCCCCGCGCCAAATCCACGCTGTACGACGCGGGCACCGGCATCGCGATGATGCTGCGCCCGCCACGCGACGCGAATGTCCCGCCGACGGTGTACGACGAGTTGTTCAGCGGAGTGGACCTGGTTCCCACACTGCTCGACCTCCTCGGTGTCGAGGTACCGGCCGATGTCGAGGGGCTCTCGCACAAGGCGGCCCTGCTGGCCTCCCCTGAGCCGCCCGTTCGCACCGAGGTGTACACAACGAAGACCTACCACGACTCGTTCGACCCGATCCGCGCGATCCGCACCAAGGAATACAGCTACATCGAGAATTACGCGGCGCG includes:
- a CDS encoding protein of uncharacterised function DUF222 produces the protein MFDELVGVAGRSRGAGAIGAWARVENAACARRLAASADVLERLIREAGAVDREQWCIDNWAIAAAEVAAAQGVSLGVASHQLSIADDLRQRLPAVAAVFATGALSSRMVATVTHRTRLVRDAAALTKIDAELATELPRWGILSATKLDTAIDTCVDRYDAGAVRRTENAALGRDVVIHDPPDGSGTAAIEGWLFAADTAALDARLDAMAAAVCDHDPRTTEQRRADALGALGHGADRLTCACGRPECEAATATPSAVVIHVIARHESLSDDTPAALHGAAPHTPHEENQGESAGPAGTDPGYLMGKGLLPAPLLASTLAATAKRQPVIHPGDAGPEPRYSASTSLAWFVRCRDLTCRFPGCDVPATACDLDHTIAYPAGPTQASNLKCLCRHHHLLKTFASWRDRQYRDGRIEWTSRHGQTYTTHPGSRLLFPDLCQPTAPAAINTTIDTNTDEARTLKMPRRTRTREQNRIAAIEAERRRNQPYVAERNKPPPF
- a CDS encoding sulfatase is translated as MTDRRRDNVLIVHWHDLGRYLGAYGHLDVSSPRLDEFAAEGILFTRAHATAPLCSPSRGSLFTGRYPQSNGLVGLAHHGWEYRAGVRTLPQILSESGWHTALFGMQHETSYPAKLGFDEFDVSNSYCEYVVGQATRWLTDPPDKPFLLTAGFFETHRPYPRDRYEPADATGVDVPEYLPDTAEVRQDLAEFYGSITVADAAVGRLLDTLEATGLDRTTWVVFMTDHGPALPRAKSTLYDAGTGIAMMLRPPRDANVPPTVYDELFSGVDLVPTLLDLLGVEVPADVEGLSHKAALLASPEPPVRTEVYTTKTYHDSFDPIRAIRTKEYSYIENYAARPLLDLPLDIADSAPGRIVAPLTRVERPQRELYDLRADPNESNNLLVRSVSAEAKSVADDLALLLNDWRVKTNDVIPSEFAGTRISERYTETYLRIQRQLPSRSAIASERGVKADHSGQ